From Eptesicus fuscus isolate TK198812 chromosome 22, DD_ASM_mEF_20220401, whole genome shotgun sequence, a single genomic window includes:
- the LOC129147916 gene encoding C4b-binding protein alpha chain-like isoform X1, with the protein MPPTLQSILPALYLLGVLTLLLCPSGLCEVCCPVPELKYGKIILQRQQRKGLANKCEYFYGDSISYSCDGSYNSEASCQEDGTWSPETPACGESCYYPPVIDHGRPKLTTHTFGPNEARYECDKGYILVGNPRLSCSYSRWSGPPPQCKAVCPTPEIEHGNLLVDKDQFVETEIVTIQCDSGYSVVGPQNITCLEDRTWYPEVPKCEWLEPCLVQLPSHVLQNEAAYLPLALLPLD; encoded by the exons ATGCCCCCCACGTTGCAGAGCATTCTCCCAGCCCTGTACCTCCTTGGAGTCTTGACCCTACTGCTGTGCCCTTCAGGCCTGTGTG aggttTGTTGTCCAGTACCAGAGCTGAAGTATGGCAAAATCATTCTGCAAAGACAACAGAGAAAAGGTTTGGCCAATAAGTGTGAATATTTCTATGGAGACTCAATTTCATATTCATGTGATGGGAGCTATAACTCTGAAGCTTCATGCCAAGAAGATGGCACCTGGAGTCCTGAAACACCAGCATGTGGAGAGA GTTGCTATTATCCTCCTGTCATTGATCATGGACGACCTAAACTAACTACACACACATTCGGACCAAATGAGGCTAGGTACGAATGTGACAAAGGATACATTCTGGTTGGAAATCCCAGACTCTCCTGCAGTTATTCTCGCTGGTCTGGTCCACCTCCTCAATGCAAAG CTGTGTGTCCGACACCAGAGATTGAACATGGAAATCTGCTTGTGGATAAGGATCAGTTTGTTGAAACTGAAATTGTCACCATCCAGTGTGACTCTGGCTATTCTGTGGTCGGTCCTCAAAACATCACCTGCTTAGAGGACAGAACCTGGTACCCAGAGGTGCCCAAGTGTGAGTGG CTAGAGCCTTGCTTGGTGCAGCTTCCTAGTCACGTTCTTCAAAATGAAGCTGCTTACCTTCCACTTGCTCTTTTGCCACTTGACTGA
- the LOC129147916 gene encoding zona pellucida sperm-binding protein 3 receptor-like isoform X2, whose protein sequence is MPPTLQSILPALYLLGVLTLLLCPSGLCEVCCPVPELKYGKIILQRQQRKGLANKCEYFYGDSISYSCDGSYNSEASCQEDGTWSPETPACGETVCPTPEIEHGNLLVDKDQFVETEIVTIQCDSGYSVVGPQNITCLEDRTWYPEVPKCEWLEPCLVQLPSHVLQNEAAYLPLALLPLD, encoded by the exons ATGCCCCCCACGTTGCAGAGCATTCTCCCAGCCCTGTACCTCCTTGGAGTCTTGACCCTACTGCTGTGCCCTTCAGGCCTGTGTG aggttTGTTGTCCAGTACCAGAGCTGAAGTATGGCAAAATCATTCTGCAAAGACAACAGAGAAAAGGTTTGGCCAATAAGTGTGAATATTTCTATGGAGACTCAATTTCATATTCATGTGATGGGAGCTATAACTCTGAAGCTTCATGCCAAGAAGATGGCACCTGGAGTCCTGAAACACCAGCATGTGGAGAGA CTGTGTGTCCGACACCAGAGATTGAACATGGAAATCTGCTTGTGGATAAGGATCAGTTTGTTGAAACTGAAATTGTCACCATCCAGTGTGACTCTGGCTATTCTGTGGTCGGTCCTCAAAACATCACCTGCTTAGAGGACAGAACCTGGTACCCAGAGGTGCCCAAGTGTGAGTGG CTAGAGCCTTGCTTGGTGCAGCTTCCTAGTCACGTTCTTCAAAATGAAGCTGCTTACCTTCCACTTGCTCTTTTGCCACTTGACTGA